One Flagellimonas sp. CMM7 genomic region harbors:
- a CDS encoding bZIP transcription factor produces MKARITYLVICLLVTASLKAQIKIGDNPQNLDSASVLELESNSRVLVITRMTTIQMENTSPLRGAVVYNTDTQCVHFYDGALWINLCDRPDEQTFSTDAIVNFSPTMIITPDANGTNFNFEVGEIRGENIVDTSINGSVDIQEGSITGLQLQDATVSFDKLADGTATGELLQWNGAEWVLIDETGLTVTEIDGVVGNEVRDAADGTLVRTGLGTDANPFVLDVSVGGITNLELGADAVTTDKILNGEVDADDIANDAITNLKMANDAIDTDEIVDDAITADKIDVSVAGTGLTQNLATGALDVDVASLTGDGDIISADLTVTGGTDAAFTNVNLEITAGAVGNTELAADAVTTDKIAIGAVESTDIAVDAVNAAAINVDVAGNGLTQNLATGALDVDVASLTGDGDITSADLTVTGGTDAAFTNVNLEITAGAVGNTELAADAVTTDKIAIGAVESTDIAVDAVNAAAINVDVAGNGLTQNLATGALDVDVASLTGDGDITSADLTVTGGTDAAFTNVNLEITAGAVGNTELAADAVTTDKIAIGAVESTDIAVDAVNAAAINVDVAGNGLTQNLATGALDVDVASLTGDGDITSADLTVTGGTDAAFTNVNLEITAGAVGNTELAADAVTTDKIAIGAVESTDIAVDAVNAAAINVDVAGNGLTQNLATGALDVDVASLTGDGDITSADLTVTGGTDAAFTNVNLEITAGAVGNTELAADAVTTDKIADGTITNDDINAAAAILGTKINPDFGAQDVLTNGDFIDTGVVIVPDFVFEKYYGGFSNLNVDYKFRSLETVEAFIKEHNHLPGIRSAYEIKKSREYRLTESSLNHLEKIEELFLHTIEQEKKIEELKSDNEKLIEEVNSLKADIKLIKNMLSEKDENK; encoded by the coding sequence GTGAAAGCACGTATAACATATTTAGTCATTTGCCTACTAGTGACTGCTTCGCTTAAAGCCCAGATTAAAATTGGTGATAATCCACAGAACTTGGATTCAGCATCAGTTTTGGAGTTGGAAAGTAACTCCCGGGTATTGGTTATTACCAGAATGACAACAATACAAATGGAAAATACATCTCCCTTAAGAGGGGCCGTGGTCTATAATACAGATACACAATGTGTACATTTTTATGATGGAGCTCTTTGGATCAATCTTTGTGATCGACCAGATGAACAAACCTTTAGTACGGATGCCATCGTAAATTTTAGTCCAACCATGATTATTACACCTGACGCCAATGGCACCAACTTTAACTTTGAAGTTGGAGAAATAAGAGGTGAAAATATTGTGGATACCTCTATAAATGGTTCTGTTGACATACAGGAAGGCTCTATTACAGGTCTTCAATTACAGGATGCTACAGTATCCTTTGATAAATTAGCAGATGGAACGGCTACTGGAGAGCTTTTGCAATGGAATGGTGCCGAATGGGTATTAATAGATGAAACTGGCTTAACGGTAACCGAAATTGATGGGGTTGTTGGGAATGAAGTTAGGGACGCTGCAGACGGAACTTTGGTCCGCACAGGTTTAGGAACGGACGCAAATCCTTTTGTATTGGATGTTAGTGTAGGAGGAATAACAAATTTAGAGCTAGGAGCTGATGCGGTTACCACGGATAAAATTTTAAATGGTGAAGTGGATGCAGATGATATTGCGAATGATGCGATAACAAATTTGAAGATGGCGAATGATGCTATCGATACTGATGAAATTGTCGATGATGCCATAACAGCAGATAAAATAGATGTTAGTGTCGCTGGAACGGGGCTCACGCAGAACTTGGCGACCGGGGCCCTAGATGTCGATGTCGCATCCTTGACAGGAGACGGTGACATCATTTCCGCAGACCTGACCGTGACAGGCGGAACAGATGCCGCATTCACCAATGTAAATCTGGAGATAACGGCGGGCGCTGTGGGAAACACAGAGCTAGCTGCGGATGCAGTGACTACGGACAAGATAGCCATTGGAGCGGTGGAATCAACAGACATTGCAGTGGATGCCGTAAATGCAGCTGCAATAAACGTGGATGTAGCGGGAAACGGACTTACACAGAACTTGGCGACCGGGGCCCTAGATGTCGATGTCGCATCCTTGACAGGGGACGGTGACATCACTTCCGCAGACCTGACCGTGACAGGCGGAACAGATGCCGCATTCACCAATGTAAATCTGGAGATAACAGCGGGCGCTGTGGGAAACACAGAGCTAGCTGCGGATGCAGTGACTACGGACAAGATAGCCATTGGAGCGGTGGAATCAACAGACATTGCAGTGGATGCCGTAAATGCAGCTGCAATAAACGTGGATGTAGCGGGAAACGGACTTACACAGAACTTGGCGACCGGGGCCCTAGATGTCGATGTCGCATCCTTGACAGGGGACGGTGACATCACTTCCGCAGACCTGACCGTGACAGGCGGAACAGATGCCGCATTCACCAATGTAAATCTGGAGATAACAGCGGGCGCTGTGGGAAATACAGAGCTAGCTGCGGATGCAGTGACTACGGACAAGATAGCCATTGGAGCGGTGGAATCAACAGACATTGCAGTGGATGCCGTAAATGCAGCTGCAATAAACGTGGATGTAGCGGGAAACGGACTTACACAGAACTTGGCGACCGGGGCCCTAGATGTCGATGTCGCATCCTTGACAGGGGACGGTGACATCACTTCCGCAGACCTGACCGTGACAGGCGGAACAGATGCCGCATTCACCAATGTAAATCTGGAGATAACAGCGGGCGCTGTGGGAAACACAGAGCTAGCTGCGGATGCAGTGACTACGGACAAGATAGCCATTGGAGCGGTGGAATCAACAGACATTGCAGTGGATGCCGTAAATGCAGCTGCAATAAACGTGGATGTAGCGGGAAACGGACTTACACAGAACTTGGCGACCGGGGCCCTAGATGTCGATGTCGCATCCTTGACAGGGGACGGTGACATCACTTCCGCAGACCTGACCGTGACAGGCGGAACAGATGCCGCATTCACCAATGTAAATCTGGAGATAACAGCGGGCGCTGTGGGAAATACAGAGCTAGCTGCGGATGCAGTGACTACGGACAAGATAGCTGATGGTACCATAACCAATGATGATATAAATGCTGCTGCTGCTATTCTGGGAACCAAAATAAACCCCGACTTCGGAGCGCAAGATGTACTTACCAATGGAGATTTTATTGATACTGGGGTTGTAATAGTACCAGACTTCGTATTTGAAAAGTACTATGGAGGCTTTTCAAATCTTAATGTAGATTATAAATTTAGAAGTTTGGAAACTGTAGAAGCTTTTATCAAAGAACATAATCATCTACCGGGAATAAGGTCTGCCTATGAAATCAAAAAATCAAGGGAGTACCGTTTGACAGAATCTTCTTTGAATCACTTGGAGAAAATAGAAGAGTTGTTTCTTCATACAATAGAACAGGAAAAGAAGATTGAAGAACTAAAATCTGACAACGAAAAACTGATAGAAGAAGTTAATTCTCTAAAGGCTGATATAAAACTTATTAAGAATATGCTTTCCGAAAAAGATGAAAATAAGTAG
- a CDS encoding gliding motility-associated C-terminal domain-containing protein: MKISSNILFYTALFLFASFTQAQTGLYNSGNIRIHPNGNLGFHTNLINEVTFDQNQGLAGFYGDNVIQVSGSISPTFNDIEVMASNNVFLQNSVNVLNNVNFVDGDVLSPLNDQTTYLNFSNNGFFTGENDTSKVTGFAAITNRSIFSFAVGDQLQLRPLLLESQNETALAVCAYFFENPSNPSSIVESYNVEEKVRDIGTVTNREFWIIQSDQTATVTISWNERSALSLIPNTTADAIIVVGWSKQANQWVVIGNSALSGDISQGFVTSQPFVPSDYEAITFGTVPLPTDTFAVNNPTLGNYFLSPNGDGTNEFLVLEGMSESPNNSLRIFNRFGQKVFEKINYVDEFTGISNTGSLLLSQDIGLPEGVYYYLATLDDLELEYQGFLFLNR, translated from the coding sequence ATGAAAATAAGTAGTAACATTCTCTTCTATACAGCACTTTTTCTATTCGCCAGCTTTACCCAGGCTCAAACTGGCCTATATAATAGCGGGAACATTCGTATACACCCAAATGGCAATCTAGGTTTTCACACCAATTTGATTAATGAGGTAACTTTTGATCAAAATCAGGGATTGGCTGGGTTTTATGGAGATAATGTCATTCAAGTTTCCGGGAGCATCTCCCCTACTTTTAATGATATTGAGGTAATGGCTTCCAACAATGTCTTTTTGCAGAATTCAGTCAATGTGCTTAACAATGTAAACTTTGTGGATGGCGATGTTCTTTCTCCGCTCAATGACCAAACAACCTATCTTAATTTTTCCAATAATGGTTTTTTCACGGGTGAAAATGATACCTCCAAAGTAACTGGATTTGCAGCAATTACTAACCGAAGTATTTTTTCTTTTGCTGTAGGTGACCAATTGCAGTTGAGACCTTTACTTTTAGAATCTCAAAATGAAACAGCTCTAGCGGTATGCGCATATTTTTTTGAGAACCCTTCTAACCCATCCTCAATTGTAGAAAGTTATAATGTGGAGGAAAAAGTAAGGGATATTGGTACAGTGACCAATCGGGAATTTTGGATTATACAGAGTGATCAAACAGCGACAGTAACCATTAGTTGGAATGAAAGAAGCGCTTTGAGTCTAATTCCAAATACCACGGCAGACGCAATTATTGTAGTTGGTTGGAGCAAACAAGCAAACCAATGGGTCGTTATTGGTAATTCAGCTTTAAGTGGCGATATTTCTCAGGGGTTTGTTACCTCTCAACCCTTTGTACCCAGTGATTACGAAGCCATCACCTTTGGAACAGTTCCATTACCAACAGATACTTTTGCAGTAAACAACCCTACATTGGGCAACTATTTTTTAAGTCCAAATGGAGACGGTACCAATGAATTTTTAGTACTTGAAGGCATGTCCGAATCTCCAAACAATAGCTTAAGAATATTTAATCGTTTTGGGCAAAAGGTTTTTGAAAAGATAAATTATGTTGATGAATTCACAGGAATTTCAAATACAGGAAGCCTTTTGCTAAGCCAGGATATTGGCCTTCCCGAAGGCGTTTATTATTATCTGGCCACCTTGGATGATTTAGAATTAGAATATCAAGGTTTCCTTTTTCTAAACAGGTGA